The Penaeus monodon isolate SGIC_2016 chromosome 8, NSTDA_Pmon_1, whole genome shotgun sequence sequence AGAATAAGGTAGGGCCAAAAATCAATAATTTAAGGAGTTGCTAGTCTTATTGGAAGTTTTATTCATGTCGAAATAGCCTTTGATCTTCATGAAGTGACATCTGTCGAGCGCTCTTTTGTATCCGGGTAGCTTTTATGCTTGAGCAGCTGCGCTCGTTAAAGCGCTTTTATGGAAAGTCGACTTTAATCGGGGAGAGTCGTAAACGTACCCTGACGTTGAATAATAAACATGTTCGCGCTTagacgtatatttgtgtgtgtttgtgcgcacgtATCGCATTTCTCTGTTAGTGCGAAGCTACGTGGATGGCTTCCAGGTTTGGTGATGTCAAAAAGCTAGTTTTTGGCTGCAGGACAGTGAAGTCTGCAATTTTTTTTGCAAGCATCGACTgtgactgataaaaaaaagactaaattcCGATTCCGCCTTCCCTTCAGGAGCGTGACCCAGCGCGAGAGGCCGTTGTGAGGTCCCTTCAGGAGGCCACAGTAGAGATGGAGAAGCACATCCAGGCGATGGAGGAGACGGATGTCCCGGCTACAAAGAAGACATCCACATCCTCTATCTCCTCATCTTcgtcctctgcctcttcttcgcctccttccccaGCCTCGACCACGTCCTCGGGGATCGGCAGCTTGAAGCTCTCCTCGTCtgcgtcctcttcctccctctcgtctctgtcGTCCACCTCCTCGTCCGCCTCGCCTCCGTCGCCGCCCGCCTTCAGCATATCTCCCTACGGCGCCGGCTACAGCTCGTCCCCCCGAAAGCTGAACGGAATGCCGTGGGAGACGTCGGCCGCCGCCCCTGCCAAGGCGCCCCTCGCCCCGACCGCGTCCTTGCCCACGCTCAAGCCGCCCATCCTCTCCCCGAAGCCCAACCTGGCCAGCACCCTCAGCTTCCCCTCCAGGATGTCCCACACGCCCTCCGCCTCCTCGTCCCCCACCCCGTCTTTCTCCGTCCCCACCACGCCCACGACAAACAGCGGGAGCCACACGCCCTCCCCGCCCTCGTCCCTCTCGTCTACCACATCAAGCTTGTCATCGTCTCTCACGCCCtcgccgcccccctcctcccccccacccctgtgCCCCCTCACCATCGTGGAGCAGGACGACCTCTGCGACAGAGTGAAGGACGGCGACGCGGAAGCAGCCATGACCGTACGTGCAGGCTTCGGCTGagattattagttatattttattatacattatctgtTGCATGATTATTGTTGTCAATCATTACTGCTGTGTTACTGCTGATTATCCGTATCTGTCTCATCCTTGTTGCAACACGTTTTCCTGCAGGTGGGCGTAGCAGCGCAGATTAAACGTTTTGAACAACTTTCCGAGGGTTCGCTGGAGGCCTTGAAAACGGCCACGCTGGAACGAGCGAAGAAGCGGAGGCAGAAGGAGATTCTGGAACATCTGCGGAGCCAGGTAGAGGCCGCCCGCCAGCAGGTAGCAGACACTACCAACAAGCAGACCAACGAGAAGGACGACAGCGCCTGGCAAGAGCAAGGTGGGTGCTCCCAGTGGGCTGATTGCTTTGCTATCGTTAACTCGGTTGTCATCTAGTATTGGGATTTTTGGGTTCATTTTGTTTTTGAcaatcatttcattatataagtGTATGGAAAAAATATCTTGTATTTAAGATACCGAATAGTCAGTGATAGTCTTCCTAACCAGATAATTTTGTATTCTTAACCCGCAAACGCAAGTAGGGATACATATTCTATAAATCCTATATCAAGCTTGAAAGAATATCCCTTGCCAACCGTCCAACGACGTCCCTTCCCACAGAGCGCAAGGCCAAGGAAGCGGAGAGACGCATCCGCGAAATCGCTCGCCGCGCCCGCGAGGAGCACCGAAGGGCGTCTACGCACTCGTCGCCAGCGCACGCCATCAATCGCAACCTGAACGGCCTCACGCACAACACCGTCGTCAAGAACACCCTCATCAAGAACGGCATGAACGGCGTGAACGGCCACCATTCCAGTGTCGGCGGAGATATTAATGGGAACATCAAAGCGATTCAAGAAGAGTGAGTTTTAATATAAGGATTTTTTCTcggcatattttaatttttttcccgtggCTTGAGAAAATGGGAGATCATGAAATTGTCACTTTATTGCATTATAAGTGCGCGTACAATTACACctaaaatgtttaaaatcttGAAGCTAGTATATTCTTTTGATATTCAACAGcgttagtaacaacaacaaccataacaagAGCATTGGCAGCAGCAACAACACAGCAGTGAGCAAAGGCAGTCCGTTCGGCGGCTGCGTCCGTCAGAGGATCCGGCCCCCGAAGCCCCCGTCCCGCGGCGCCATCGTCGTTTGGTTCCGCGAGGAGGAGCTGCCCCGAGGAGCTGGCCTGGAGCCTTCGCGCACACGCGTCGCGCCCTGGTTCCATGGTAAGAGGCAGCCCTTATAGTCTGTACTTACGACTGAGGGTCTTTGTTTATCTGCTTGTGTACAGCACATTAGACGcctgctgttcttttttttcgtcggGTTACTGTCCTTTTCTAACAGTACAGACTACAGACTACAGACCTTATTGGTATTTTAGTACGTTCCCGTATACTATCCTTCATGCATTAAAGAGATCGGTGTCATGTTCCAGGTATCATAAGCAGAACAGAAGCAGAAGAAGTGCTAGCAGGATCTGAAGTAGGTCGTTTCCTGGTACGAGTAAGTGAACGGATATGGGGGTACGCCATTTCCTACCGCGCCGCTGACAGGTGCCGCCATTACCTGATTGATGTCACTGGTGGAAAGTACACGTTCTTCGGCTCGCACCAAGCATCCCACGATACCCTTGGTAGGTGGTGGCCATTCTCTGCGCCGTTTCTGAGGCATGTTCGGGAAAGCTCTcggtgtcatatttttttttattgatgagtGGATGGGGTGGAGTACCGACTTTATTGTAACCTCAGAATGATTGTTATATTCAAAAGCCGTATTTTTTTCAATACAGTATGATTGCTTTTATAGTATTAACCATGCACAACTACCTTTctaacaatattaataccaatGAAATCTTCCCACGCAGGTGATCTCATCGAGTACCACAAGAAGGAAGCCATAACAACCTCGGGCGGAGAGCTCCTGACTCGTCCGTGCGGCCAATCGAATCCCAGGAAACCTGACTACCTCGAACTGTTCACCGGCACCCAGTACCTGGCACTTTAATACTTTCAGATTCACTTCCTTCTGTTCATTAAaacatttcatttcatatatatatatatataaagtatacttcACGATTTTGAAGCACTTCGTATCAcagataaatgcaaaaaaaagcatCTAATGCACTGTGTATTTCTTTGTAGACCTGTGCAGTTGTAGAACCTAAATTATGTAGAAGTAATTAAGGAATTTATAACTGTTGcatgatgaagagggagggagggaaagagagagagagagagagataaagggagaagagaagtcaCTGCTAGTCTTGCTGCCAGAGATTCTGCTTGCACTGTGAATTCATGAAATGTCACTTATCATACAAATGGTGCCATCTGATAATTAGCCTTAGCAATGGCatcatgttttatatgtgtgcaaGAGATCGCCTTATATATCACTGCAGGCTCTTCGAAGAATTAGGATGTCCAATATTAAGTGAAGTActtgtttgtattttaaaattcatataatagTTTGGTTGCTGAGGTAGATAATACCTTATAGCAACCAGTAGAAAACTTTTAAAAGTTATGGAGTTCATTCATAAAATGGTGGACTAATGTAGAATGTCATATAATTCTTAAATCTTGATCCCTGTgctatgaatgttattattagtttgtgatatagatgtatgtgtatcatttattaaaataaagaaatgtatatattgccCATTAAAGCATCTATAAATAAAACATGGTTAGTATTTGATACttttattaggaaaaaaatacaatttgctATTAGTGAAAATTTGCTGGACTGATGTCCAGAAATATGCAAACAGCAACAAGTAATTGGAAAAAAGAGATTTTCTTTGATATGGTAATTACTTATCATTTAATGGAAGGCACTAGGTAATTAATGATAGTTTTCCATTAAAATCCAAAGTTGTGGGAATACATacttgagcatatatatatatataattttctatacttGAACAGAAACATTCCAAATATTTTCCGTTGACTCAATTACATATAGGACAATTTTCATAATTTAATGAGAGGCAGAACATGCATAACATTTGTGCCCACTTTAACTGGTTGCCCAACAGCTATGTTTGCTGATGGTGACAgcattctgtctttctcccctgaaaaaaatagaaagcagGTTAAATATCTATTTACCCTTTCTAAAACCTTTTTCCAGTTTGAAAACCCACATCAACCTTTCAGTATTAGTTTGCAGAAGTAATATTCATTCAAAGCTTGAAATCTACATTGTAAGTATATGCAGTGACTTGCCTTGTAAAAGTGCTGATTTGAGAAATGCTATACAAGTCTCATAAGACATCTTCTGTAGTGGAGAAAGGCAAGTAGCCAGAGCCTGGCGGGAACAGGCCTTGTAAACCCCCTCACAGGTAAAGTAATCAGCCAGGAGAGTTAAGTGTCGGAAGTCAACCTGAAAAATTTACAGAATGGAGAAATAGCTCTTTGTAATATTCCTcagttccccccaaaaataaataaaataaaataaaatgtagaatGGGTAACAGACACGTCATATAGGTACCATGCCAAAAGTGCCCAGCAACTCTAGGATTGACATTTTATTATGTCTGGATGTTATGACCATTTGAAAATATGAATACTTAAAACTTCATTAAATTAATTCCAAGATCTTTAATCAAAGGTCTGCTGATGGTGTTCCAGctcaaataaaaattatagtctaaatatacaaaaatatgacaCTTTATTCTTTAATATCTCttgtaaatttacatatacaatatatggaaAAGCTTTGTagagctggtaaaaaaaaaaaaaaaaaaaaaactctacctaATTCATAAGTACTACTTCACATGCATGCAAATACTACACAAGCCTGTATCACAAACCTTGATATCATATGCAGATTGTACAGCACGTAATTCCCTTATGATTGAACGCTGTGCAGCTTCTATTCCATACATCTCAGCTACTTGGTGAATATTGTTGGTGTAGAGACGATTCACATCCAAGAGATGCTCATATTCAAACATTTTCTAGGAGAAGTGAAAGAATACACTAAACTGCTTGCTTATATATTCTTCAAGACTGAAGACAGAACTTTAATGGAAGTAtagtaaccccccctccccaatctctTATTACATAATTACTACATTATTACAACCTACAGATAAGAGGCAAGATCATTGAGCATGTATGGGAAAGGGTTACAAGATGAGTTTCATCCTTTTCTGAGAATACTTACAAATATATTAACTCCCTCAGTTCTCAGCAATAACCCATCATCCTTCTCCACAACAAAGACACGCTTAATCCCAGAAACACTGTGAATTAGGCAGCGTTGGGACTTTTGCCGCACGATGGATGGGATGTCATAGTTACCACCAGCCAGAGGCAAGAGCAAGGTAACCTGGAAAATAGGTCCCTATTAGAATGTTTCTCTATAAAGTCATCGTCCCCCAGACTACCAAACCAAGAAAAAGTATAAATTAATGAAATGGTGAAAAGATTATCTAACTCAGACTGCTTAATGTATAGCTACATCTTAACCCTTTGACTGCATCCATAgcattaataaatacaatatactggaagaaagaagaaataaacagaataCCTTTTCaatctggaaaagaagaagaagaagaaaaaaacaatctatatcattttctttcttctaccaacaataaacacacatgatAAGTGTCTTGCACTatgaaggtattcattctcaaTTATACCTTTTCGACACTTGTTGCATAAACCAGTTTACACAAAGAAAGTGattatttttggaatattttGTACATAAAGCTACATTTCTCATTTGAAATTGCCTTTGTAAACATCTTTACAGTCAAACATGGAATCTGCCATTTTACTGTGTTACCCAAGATGCATACAGAAGAAAGCCTATGGAATCCTAGGCTGCagtcaaagggaaaataaaaaatagtatagataaGTACAAGGGATATCAGAGAAATATGGCTATTACAGGAATGACAGTAAACTGCTGTTCGTTAATATATAACAATCTTTTTCTAATTGAACATTATCAGTTGGACTAATACATAATTCTAAACCACTCAACTATTCCCATAAACTTACTATTTCTTTTCACTGCCTTTCCTTGGGTTTATGAAATGTCTGACTtgcaagtaataaaaaaattccaaaatctgAACGAATCTTGCATCTTCCCCCACTCACCTCACACCACAGTTCCTCTTCTGTGTCAAAGCTATAGTCGACTATCCAAGCATCTGCATCTGTAACAACACCCTTCCTAAACCGTACTGTAGATTCACTGATGGCGGTACCCTTTTTCTTCTTGGGAGTTTTGACATTTACTGGCATTAATTCTTCCTGTTATGAGAGTGTTAcacattaataacatattatatgtggTCACAGTCATTCGACTGGCTGTTGAGTTTACATTTATTTagtcatttatctctttattaattttcttccttttgcttAGTATCATATCTAATTTTGAATATCATGGGAACttcaaagaaaaataatcctCAATAGACCTGCGCTGATTTTTCAACATTAAATCTGaaacatcattttcaatatttacaAACTATGCAAGAAACAGCAGTAGTAGTGTATAAACTGGCTGAAGATTATGATGCAAAAGAAATTAACTGATTTTGTTTAGTATCATATAGGCCATATATTTGTGGTATTAATGTCAAAGTCACAACGCTCAGGAAATAGGAAGTAAAACATTTTACTGTTTCATCAAATGGCTCTTATTCCCATTTTTTGGATactataaaagtgagaaaaagtggaagaaaaaaatctgtatgCACAAGAAAGGTTTAACCCGAGATCTGCACATTTTAAGATATCTGGCCATACTTGTGGTGCACAATGTTGCTGAAAAATGAACTTTCTACACTCAAGCGGCAAGTTGAAGGCAGCCCAAAATATGTCTTGTTTCTTGGGTTATGAGTATGAGCTGATGTACTGTAACATATAATCTATTAAtgaatatactcatacatacacatgcattaatacccctcacactcacactcttacCCTCACTCTCATTTAAATACAcatgtgcatgcatgcacgcttgcacacacaattatataagtGGCCTTTCTTTATAAGGTTACAAACAGccatagaaaataaacaatagataCCTCCAAAGATTTAACTCACCCTACATTTGGCCTtggtaatgaaagaaaatttccaaatatattactgaaagtgatgatatatatatatagagttatgcTAATAGGATGGAGAGATAACCATGGCAAAAAAGTATACAACATCTGAGAATCATGACTTGAGTAATCAATTGGtgaaacataatacatatttccCAACAAGTACTGCAAATGACCATAAACATTAGTGAGAGGATCAGCTTGAACAGATCCTAGCACGTCAATAGACAACACCATCTCATGGTATGATCATGGTAGGTCCTTTCTAGTTGACAGGTAAACTATCCTTGtgaattgaggggggggggggggtgtaggaaagggtaggggggagtAATAGCTGGGGGACTTTGCAATATAGGGGTACAAACCCAATAAGATCTACAAGTAAATTTTACTGATTAATATTCTTATAAGCCACACCCAACACTATGTGCCTACTACTCTACCCTCTCAAAGGTAAAACTTTCTAAAAACAATTCATATGTGATTGTTTGAATTTCCAAGAATTATCCATTATCATAAAGCTTACCATTGTTGCCAACCATACCACACCCATTTCTATTCCCCACAAGTCcacataaaatcaaaattatttactTGAAGAAGGTAATGCTAACTGGTAACTATTACCACTCTCCTACTCGCATCTTTGAGTTTGCCTTTTCTGGTAAAACCTCAATTATCACCTTCCTGCCCTAACCTACATTCCCATGATCTCATTCCAATAGCTACTACTTGTTAGCCAGAAGGGGCCTGCCATATGTGTATAAGGGCATATATGGTACTTCCCATGTGCTCACAACTTGGCACtttatttttactaaatattAAAATCACACTGGCTATGGtatgagaaaaggaagataaaaagaatgaagaaaaaataaaaaaccttttaaccCTAACCTCCGACATTTCATTGCTGTCAAGTTCTTCATCCTCTGATTGCTCTctgctttccttctccccctcgtcTTCTGAGTAGTCTTGCTCCTTTGCTTTTGTGTTGCGAGAGGCCAACGTGCCGTCATCCGCACCCACCTCAGGCTGAAACAGAAAGCAGAACATGACGCTCAACATGGATAAAATGGAGAGCTAGTTTCCATAAATTCTACAGACTAATAACCCGCAGGAATACAATGAATGTGTCATACCTCGTCTTCATCTTCGTCACCAGAGCTCTCTTCTGCCGCTTCTTGCTGCTTCTCTATCTCTTTGGTTTCCTCCTCTTCGTTGACTTCAGCTTCGTCTTCTTCGTCACGTGCTTTCCTCTCCGCTCTTTTTTGATCTAGGGCTGTTGAACTGGTTTTGGAAATAGGATTAGTTTCTATTCTATGAAGAAATTACCATTGCTGCGAACAAACCTAGAATCATTCTGAACTTCAAACTAGTGTACCTAGCACAATCTcaagtcagtaaaaaaaaaaaaaaaaaaaaaaaaaaaaaaaaaaaaaaaaaaaaatatatatatatatatatatatatatatatatatatatatatatatatatatatatgtaaggccgcggtggccgaatggttagagcgtcgaactcaacactgtcacgacggcaatctgagttcgagggttcgagtcaccggccggcgcgttgttcccttgagcaaggaacttcacctcgattgcctacctagccactgggtggccaagccagcccaagtcagtgctggtcccaagcccagataaaatagagagaatgattacctaaaaaggtaacaccggcactctccgtggaaaggaactggggaccctaccacgtactcactccaagagcatcacaacaagaaaactacaattaagtatcatgctgtgaccacggcgtctcaaacatgaacctaccgttaaaagaagatatatatatatatgttatatatatatatatatatatatatatatatatatatatatatatatatatatatatatatatatatatatatagctacagacataaacacataatatataactagactcaatatatatgcatgaaccgtattcatgcatTACacctaataaaaaaacagtacatgaatGTCACAGTTTACCAGTGAATTTACTTGCTCATCCCAATCTTTTTAAAATGTTCCCTAAATCACTGTTTAATACAGGGcctttgtatattgtttttttttttctgaacagtgTGCAGAGTATGCCCCATCgaggaataaaaattataactttttttttctccaatttgtTCTGTATTAAACTTTCAAACTAAATCAAATATTTCACAAAGGCAAGATGGCATGCTTTTGAttgatcaaaaaaggaaaaaaatgcatttgtatTATCTGTGCCAGTAGAGCCCTGTCATGTCTTCTGCCATGACATACAACTATACATGAAGACGGTTGACATttactacataaacatacattctcacacacacacacacacacacacagagagagagagagagagagagagagagagagagagagagagagagagagagagagagagagagaggagagaggagagagaggaggagagagagagcgagagagagagagagagagagaggagagagagaggcgaggagagagagaggagagagagagagagagagagagagagagagagagagagagagagcgagagagagagagagagtgagagcgagcgagcacaGCCGGAGTCGAGCACACGAGGGCCATCGCTTTGTTTACGCCGCCGCCGTCAACAATGGTCTTTCCTCCATTTCATTAGTTTGAGTGGTTTACATTTGTCATTTCCGACAACCGTGTCGTCTGGAGGAACGGTAGCAAAGGGCAACGGGAAAGGAGGCGACTTTCATAGTAGGACAATAGTCTGTTCTACCTGATCTGAGAGTTAGAAATATTTAATTTTGACATTGGCTACAAGAAGCACGGGTTCTGACGGTAAAGATGATTACTGCTGTACCAACTATAGTTgatatgaatgtacgtatgtgNNNNNNNNNNNNNNNNNNNNNNNNNNNNNNNNNNNNNNNNNNNNNNNNNNNNNNNNNNNNNNNNNNNNNNNNNNNNNNNNNNNNNNNNNNNNNNNNNNNNGAGCttagattaaaaaattatatattcttcattcttattcattatattaaaatGACTTCATTCAACACTATCAAAATTGATAATTCCAAAAGGCTtaatttcttccctctctttttatgcATAAGCCATGTGACATTTACTTAAACGTATTCTCTcagtaacattatattataattttcccaCTGCCCTTGTAGCTAAGAATGGGAGAAGTATGCAAGGGTAGGGTCGGCGTCTGGGTTCCTCAAGTTCTGCAAAAGATGTCAAAGACGATAGAAGCCACGGGTACTGCAGTAATACAGGCCGTCCTAATTCATATAAAGTACTTCAGGAAATGTGGGCTGAACTGCCAGAAGAGGACAAATTAAAGTAGGttcactttttattttgatttgtaaaTAGTTTCAAAATATCAGGGTACTGATAAAATATACCTAGTATTGCATGCAACAGGATTGCAGTATCAagattttaaaaactgaaatttgTGGTGGACAGTGAAGGAAGTAGTGACAAGACATGACATGaaagttgtttttcttcttcttcttcttcttcttctttcttcctgctATTACATGAGATATGAGAAAGTTAGTTTAAAAAGTCCTGGGGAAGTTGGCTTAAGgaattgatttattatattattattattattattattattattattattaactaggTATGAGAAAGTTGGTGCAAATTGCCCGGACCAGTGAATTCAGTATTTTCTGGTGCAGCCAATCTTGGTGTTGTATCAGAAGCTTTGGAACAGCTCATTGATGACTACTATGAAAACCACTATTCAAAGAAACCTGCTCAGGAGCAAAAACTAACATATGAGGAGGTGGCAACAACAGTTCACATGAAGGCTTTAACATCAAAGGTTGATCCTGGTGAGGCAGTTGGTGCGCTGTGTGCTCAGGTAAGGttgaaattatcatcatcctagTAACTGTAattagttaatattttattttaaatctttaGATTACAATTTTTACCTTTACTTTTCTTATTGCTAGTGTGTCCATAACAATGATTTGCATATTACAATCAGTCAGCAATGTCATACTCTTTCAGGCCATCGGTGAACCTCTGACTCAGATGACGCTCAACACTTTCCATTTTGCTGGAAGGGATGAACTTAATGTTACTCTTGGTTAGTAGAGTTTACAGTCTTGGAGGAAGTACTGTTGATATATGGTACAATAATAGTAGCTTTGAGAAAAATGTTTGAACTTTTCCACACCTTTCACTACTGAATGTTACCTGTCATTTCCAGGTGTGCCCCGGATGGTGGAAATCTTGCGAACTGCTGGGAAAAACATCTCAACACCAATCATGGAAGTACCTTTCCATAAGAATATCACAAAGGCCTATGCATCTGCCCTGCAGATTAAGCTCACTGAAGTCCCATTAGCTAAAGTAAGTAAAATGTTTGCAGTTGATCTATAgtcattatttgttttatgctGTGATGCCTGTTCTGAAGGGCAAGAAACATAAATTTCTATTGTGTTCAAAATATAATGGgtatgcatatttttcttttgctttacaAAGCTCAAATATAATTACTCAAAGGAAGGTAAATCATGCCATTGTAAGAAGCAACCCCAATTTTATAAATCAGGTTCTGCATGGACTGGATGTCAGTGTGCAACtagaaagggatggaaagaacAGAATTCATCGCTCAACAAAGGTGAAATTCACCTTCCTCCCGCACAAGCAGTACAAACACGTGTGTGCTGTGAATCCATCCCGAGTGCTACAGTACATGGAGCGGCAGTTCATTCCAAAAATAATGCTGAAAGAAATTCATAGATCatttatgaaaaagaaatcaGCATGGTGAGTGTTACCAGGATTGCTGTAGatggttattaccattatatactAGATGTACAGACATGGGGCCTAcattgtatagtatatgtgtgtggtgtgtgtttttctgcttgtttaatatatatatatatatatatataaattatatatatatatatatatatatatatatataatatatatatatatatatatata is a genomic window containing:
- the LOC119576140 gene encoding SH2 domain-containing protein 4B-like isoform X1, which translates into the protein MLQQILNDMYIDPELLAELDEEQKQILFCKMREEQVRRWKMREEQLEEEEKKTIIQPKKSRGKKVTFLVGVDGEPVVVVLGDGREEVDTILEERARRQAELEADLLKRAAEEELDKLVRLSRSTVQAMEEEAARNQQNKERDPAREAVVRSLQEATVEMEKHIQAMEETDVPATKKTSTSSISSSSSSASSSPPSPASTTSSGIGSLKLSSSASSSSLSSLSSTSSSASPPSPPAFSISPYGAGYSSSPRKLNGMPWETSAAAPAKAPLAPTASLPTLKPPILSPKPNLASTLSFPSRMSHTPSASSSPTPSFSVPTTPTTNSGSHTPSPPSSLSSTTSSLSSSLTPSPPPSSPPPLCPLTIVEQDDLCDRVKDGDAEAAMTVGVAAQIKRFEQLSEGSLEALKTATLERAKKRRQKEILEHLRSQVEAARQQVADTTNKQTNEKDDSAWQEQERKAKEAERRIREIARRAREEHRRASTHSSPAHAINRNLNGLTHNTVVKNTLIKNGMNGVNGHHSSVGGDINGNIKAIQEDVSNNNNHNKSIGSSNNTAVSKGSPFGGCVRQRIRPPKPPSRGAIVVWFREEELPRGAGLEPSRTRVAPWFHGIISRTEAEEVLAGSEVGRFLVRVSERIWGYAISYRAADRCRHYLIDVTGGKYTFFGSHQASHDTLGDLIEYHKKEAITTSGGELLTRPCGQSNPRKPDYLELFTGTQYLAL
- the LOC119576140 gene encoding serine-rich adhesin for platelets-like isoform X2, whose amino-acid sequence is MKVRACSMGVGDAGGGSGLGSPRVSGASKVRFSVPSMEFVWETDPDGGKKVTFLVGVDGEPVVVVLGDGREEVDTILEERARRQAELEADLLKRAAEEELDKLVRLSRSTVQAMEEEAARNQQNKERDPAREAVVRSLQEATVEMEKHIQAMEETDVPATKKTSTSSISSSSSSASSSPPSPASTTSSGIGSLKLSSSASSSSLSSLSSTSSSASPPSPPAFSISPYGAGYSSSPRKLNGMPWETSAAAPAKAPLAPTASLPTLKPPILSPKPNLASTLSFPSRMSHTPSASSSPTPSFSVPTTPTTNSGSHTPSPPSSLSSTTSSLSSSLTPSPPPSSPPPLCPLTIVEQDDLCDRVKDGDAEAAMTVGVAAQIKRFEQLSEGSLEALKTATLERAKKRRQKEILEHLRSQVEAARQQVADTTNKQTNEKDDSAWQEQERKAKEAERRIREIARRAREEHRRASTHSSPAHAINRNLNGLTHNTVVKNTLIKNGMNGVNGHHSSVGGDINGNIKAIQEDVSNNNNHNKSIGSSNNTAVSKGSPFGGCVRQRIRPPKPPSRGAIVVWFREEELPRGAGLEPSRTRVAPWFHGIISRTEAEEVLAGSEVGRFLVRVSERIWGYAISYRAADRCRHYLIDVTGGKYTFFGSHQASHDTLGDLIEYHKKEAITTSGGELLTRPCGQSNPRKPDYLELFTGTQYLAL